DNA from Azospirillum sp. TSH100:
GCGTCGATGAATTCCTGTTTGTTCGGAACCTCGACGATCTGGGCGCCGGCCTGGGTCACGATCTCCTTCGACTTCAGCTCGCGCTCGTCCCACAGCTTGCGCATGTAGGGAACGGAGTCCTTGGCGGCCTTGCGGATGGTGGCCTGATCGTCCTTCGACAGGCGGTCCCAGGCGACCTTGGAGAAGACCAGCACTTCCGGCGCCATCGCGTGTTCGGTCAGGGTGAAGTACTTGGCCGCCTCGAAGTGGCGGGAGGACTCGTAGGACGGGTAGTTGTTCTCGGCGGCATCGACGATGCCGGTCTTCAGCGCGGTGTAGACCTCGCCGAAGGGCATCGGCGTGGCGTTGGCGCCCAGCGCCTGGATCATGGCGACGAACAGGTCGGACTGCTGGACGCGGATCTTGGCGCCCTTCATGTCGGCCAGCGTCTTGTAGGGCTTGGCCGCCGAATACATGCTGCGCGAGCCGCTGTCGTAGAAGGCCAGACCGATCATGCCCTGGCTTTCCATCGCCGCCAGGATCTCGTCGCCGATCGGGCCGTCCAGCACGCGGCGCATGTGGCCGGTGTCGCGGAAGATGAAGGGCAGCGCGGTGACCATCGTCTCCGGCACCACGTTGTTCAGCGGCGCCACGTTGATGCGCATCATCTCCAGCGCGCCGATCTTCAGCTGCTCGATGGTGTCCTTCTCGGTGCCGAGCGCGCCGTTCGGGAACACCTTGATGCCCAGCTTGCCGTTGCTGCGCTCGGCCACCAGCTTGCCGACATAGCGCACCGCCTCGACGGTCGGGTAGTCGGTCGGGTGGATGTCGGCGGAGCGGAAATCGCGGGCGGCGGCCGGCGCCGACAGGACGGGAGCGGCCAGGATGCCGCAGACGGCACAGGCGGCCAGCAGCGCGGTGCGGACCGAAGTGAGCGAAAACTTCATAGGTTCTCCTCCTGATGGCGGGGACGGAGCCTGATGCGGCCCGTCTCCTCTCTTGTTCTGGTGTTGCCTGGTTGACCGGCGGGCCACGGGCCGCCTGCACCCCACTGGACGAAGTGTGGACCGGCGGCAGGCAAGGCATCGAAGATCGGACGCAGCGGCGGCCGGTTTTCGCAGCGCTGCGATGGCGCGGCGCGCAACCGGGCATCATGCACGGCCGATACGGCCACGCCCGCGTTCCTGTCCTCGCTCAAGCCCCCCGGCTTGCCTTGCGCGGCCCCCTGTTCACGGCACTTAGGATATTAGTATATCAATCTGCGCGCAACCCTGAAAGTTCAAAGCGGCAACTACCGTTCGGACTTTGATCTGTTCAGGATTGCGGGGAGAGGGACAAAGTGACCGCCGCGGCGGGTTTCAGCCAGCGCACGGATCGCCGCAGGGGGGCGGGTGCGACATTCGGCCCCAGCCTTCGCCGCAGCCTTCCCCCCATTCGTTCAGATGCGACGACCAGCCGCTTTCGGCCGTTAAGGCGTAACTGTTCAGGCGTGACCATTCACCAGGGGCCACACCTCCAGGGCGCCGCGATAGATCATGTGCAGGGCGACATAGAGGATGATGGCGAGGCCGACATAGGCCAGCCAGCGGTGCTTGTGCAGGATGCGGGCGATCAGGCTGGCGGCGAGGCCCATCAGGGCGATGGACAGGGTCAGGCCGATGACCAGCACCCCCAGATGCTCGCGCGCCGCCCCGGCGACGGCCAGCACGTTGTCGAGCGACATCGACACGTCGGCGACGACGATCTGCCAGACCGCCTGCCCCAGCGTCTTGCGCGGACCTGCGGCGGCGGCGTCATCGTTCTCCAGCGCCTCGACCGCCTCGT
Protein-coding regions in this window:
- a CDS encoding TRAP transporter substrate-binding protein, yielding MKFSLTSVRTALLAACAVCGILAAPVLSAPAAARDFRSADIHPTDYPTVEAVRYVGKLVAERSNGKLGIKVFPNGALGTEKDTIEQLKIGALEMMRINVAPLNNVVPETMVTALPFIFRDTGHMRRVLDGPIGDEILAAMESQGMIGLAFYDSGSRSMYSAAKPYKTLADMKGAKIRVQQSDLFVAMIQALGANATPMPFGEVYTALKTGIVDAAENNYPSYESSRHFEAAKYFTLTEHAMAPEVLVFSKVAWDRLSKDDQATIRKAAKDSVPYMRKLWDERELKSKEIVTQAGAQIVEVPNKQEFIDAMKPVYAQFANTPKLQSLVQRVQETK
- a CDS encoding TerC family protein codes for the protein MMELFTTEALIALLQVIMIDLVLAGDNAIVIGLAAAGLPKEQRGKAILIGILAATVLRIAFAAVTTQLLQVIGLLLAGGVLLLWVCWKMWRELRQSQEEDEAVEALENDDAAAAGPRKTLGQAVWQIVVADVSMSLDNVLAVAGAAREHLGVLVIGLTLSIALMGLAASLIARILHKHRWLAYVGLAIILYVALHMIYRGALEVWPLVNGHA